TGCGGGATTGCAAAACAAAATTATTGTAAAGAAGAATATTGCAACAACCGATATGCCGGCATTATACAGTGCTGCCAAAATGGTGCTGTATCCTTCGTTGAGCGAAGGTTTTGGTTTACCAATTTTGGAGGCATTTGCCAGCGGTGTGCCGGTAATAACTTCGCACGGAAAGGTATTTGAGGAAACCGGAGGCAATGGTGCTTTTTATATTGATTCAAGTAGTGTTTCAGATATGCTTGCAGCTATGGAAACATTGTTAGAGCATAGTGCAAAACGGGCTGCGTTTATTGCAAACGGAAAATTGCAATTGCAACAATTTTCGGCAACTGAAATGGCGAAGAAAACTATGCAGTTGTATAGCAGTTTGTAAGTAAAATATAATTGCCAAAAGTTACTTAGGATAAGTAAGGTTTATTGGAATTAAGCGGTCTTTGGAGTTTACAATATCATTGATAGATTTTTGTTTAAACATATTCAGCAGTTCAATTTTTATGCCTTTGTATGTTTTGTGCATGGAACATGGATGCTCATCGCTACAATGTGGTAAGCCGAGTACACAATCGGTAATTACGTTGGTTTCGTCCATTGCTTCAATTACGCTGTATATTGATTTTTTCTTTTGCTCTTCTGTAATGTAAAATCCACCGGAGCGGCCAGGCATAGATACAATTATGCTTTTTTCTTTTTTGGTAAGTTGCTGTAAAACTTTAGCCACAAATGCTTTGGGCGCGCCAATGCCTTCGGCTATTTCTTGAATGCCTACTTTGTTTTCTTCAGACGATTTTATGGCAATATAAATCGTTGCTCGTAAAGCGTATTCGGTGGATTTTGAAAACATGCAGTTGCGGTTACAATTTCTATGTGCTACTAATTCAATTTGTTTTTGCAATACTATTTACCTGTTTGGCAACTTTTTCGGTATTGATGTTGGTACCTTCTTCTTGGCTTACCAATTCGCCCTCGGAGTTAAACACACTAATAATGTTGGAGTGCGAAAAATCTATGGGCGATATTTTTTTGTATTTCATAGAAAGTACATTGGCAAATTCTTTAGTGGCAACATCGTTGCCGCGTAGAAATATCCAGTGTGCAGCATCCATTTTATTGGATTGTGCAAACTCTTTGAGGTGTTCGGGTGTATCGGTTTCGGGGTCTATAGAAACCAGCACAAGCGATACTTTATTTAAGTTGCTTGGGTCTATTTGTTTTTCTATTTGTTTCATATCGGCAATTAGTAATGGACATGCAGCTTTGCAGCTTGTGTATATCATTACTACCACCAATGTTTTGCCTCTGAGTTTATTCAATTTTAGTGTGTCGCCATATTGGTTTTGCCAGTTAGATTGAAGGTGGAAAATTGAATCGGATGGCAATGCTTTCTGGGGCGTAGTGCGGTTGCACGAAAACAGCAAACTGATGCTGATGATTATGAGAAGTAACTGTTTCATAATACCTAGTTTGAAATATTTTTGGCACATCTAAAACCTAAACTGCTGATGGTGTAATTGGCTTTGAGGTTACTGCGCAGGCTAAAGCGCATAAATGCTGCATAGTTCATTACATCGGTAGCGCTGGTGGCACTGCCGGCACACACTAAGTTTTTATTGCCGAAGTCTCCGGAGCGCGAATCGTTTGTAATAAGTACGGAGTTAAAATCATCTGTCCATTCCCAAACTAAATCAAATACATTGTAGATCCCCCAGTAGTTTGGAGGCGATTGTTTTATTGCGTTGTACTGACGATTTTTTATGAGGTATAAATTTACGATGGCATCGGAGTACGATTTTTTTTGCCGTGCATTTATTGATGTTTGGTCTGCCATAGCAATAAATTCCCATTCGTCTAAGGTGGGCAAGCGTTTGCCTACGGCAGTTGCGTATGCTTTAGCTGCAAACCACGATACGTATGTAACGGGTGCATCGGGTAAGGCATTTTTGGGAAGTAAGGTATCGGACTGCCAATCGCGCAGGTAGGCGGTATCGGCAAAGAGTTGTTTTGCTTGTGAGCGTTGCCATTGCGGATTTGCTTTTACAAAGAGTAAAAATTCTGCGTTGGTAACGGGTGTTTCATCTATTAAAAACGGTTCAACTTTTACTAAGCTGCTATCGGTACCATAGAATGGCTGATAGTTGCCGCCATCTACTTTCACCATTTTTGTATGGCTTGTAATAGGAGTTAGCGAAGTGCTTTTTTCAGCAGTAGAAGCTGCCTCCTGCTTTTGGCAGGAGGAGCTTACCAAACAAAAGAACAAAATATTTGTAATTAGATGAACCGTTTTCATGGATGTGTTATGCTTGGGTTACATGGCTCCTTTTTTGTAAACCTTAGGGTTTTCTGCTCCGGTTACTTTTAGTTTGCCAATGGCACCTTTGTTGAAAGCTCGTGAAATAGAGTGATCTACCAATACGTATTCGCCCGGCACTTCTACTTTAAATTCCACAATGGCGGATCCACCTGCAGGAATAACGGTAGTTTGGATATTGTGCGATACGGTGCTTCCTCCTTCTAGATATACATTGTCGAATATTTCACCAATTACATGGAAAGAAGAAATAAGGTTGGGACCTCCGTTTCCTATAAATAGGCGAACAGTTTCACCTACTTTAGCTTCCAACATATTTTTACCAAGCAATGAGCCTTTTTTACCGTTGAACAATACATAATCCGGAATTTCTGTATTGCCTTTGTCGTTATCGAATTCAAGCACACCATTGGCACGGGCTTTTGTATAAAATTCGCCTTGCATGATATAGTATTCTCTATCTACTTTTTTAAGTCCTCCGGCAGGTTCTACCAAAATAAGACCATACATACCATTGGCAATGTGCATAGGTACAGGAGGTGCTGCACAGTGGTACACATATAATCCCGGATTAAGGGCTTTAAAGGTAAAAACGGCTTCTTTGCCCGGCACTGCCGAAGTTGGCTCTGCTCCACCTCCGGGGCCGGTTACTGCGTGTAAATCAATATTGTGAGGCAAGATACTGTTGGCATCATTTTTTAAGTGAAGCTCTACTTCATCGCCTTCGCGCACACGGATAAAACTTCCGGGTACGGTGTGGTTAAATGTCCAAAAGGTATATTTTTTGCCATCGGCAATTTCACCTTCGGTTTCAGTTGTTTCCAAATTTACAATCCACTTTTTGGGGCCTCTGTTTCCAACCGGAGCAGGTACATTGGGCGCTCCTGTAACTTCAGCAACTTCCGGTGTTCCTTCTGCCACCATATCAATGGCTGCCGGACCCGCAGTGCCAGATTGGGCTGTATTGGAGTTTGAATTGCTTTGGCAAGAACTTAGGGCAATTGCTATGAGCAGCCCCGACATTAATAATACTTTGGTTTGCATAACATACTTTTTTTTGGTTACGAATTAAATTAGAATTTCATGTTTAAAAAGTTGGCATTTACATTTATGCTTAACCAAACCCAATGCTGCAAAGGGTTTGATGGTGTTACGTTTTTTAGAAAGTTGGTGGAAGGTGTAGCCACATACATGGAATAGCCTCCAATTAGTTTTACAAATTTGTGAATGTTGTAAGCGCAGTCTAAATCTATTTCTTGTCCTAAATTTGATGCTAATGTTTTGCCAGCATCTTCTAGTTTATTGGGCGATGTAAATTGGTGGAAGGCCAATGCCAGCGATACTTTTTTACTTGGATGGTAGTTTGTTTTAAAATAGGCATCTACTAAACCCGAATTTTTATGTGCATTGCCTGCATAGTAATAATCCATAGAGCCATAAAACTTGTGGTTGGTGCCAAAGAAAGGCACAAATGCTTTATTGATGCTTGAATTTCCGGTGCCAACATCGTTGCCGCTCACTAGGTCGCCACCAATTCCTATATTCCATTGTTTCCCTATTTTTCTGTTTAAGTTGATAGCTGCTAAGTATGCGCTGGTATTTTTTCCTTGCAGATTTTTGCCCATTTGGTAGTAGCCTGATGCTGTAAATTGCCAATGTGCTCCGGTGTAGAAATAGTTAAGCCCCAATACTTGTGTGAAGTATGTTTTTGCAGAGTCGGCTGCATCTTTTGCATCTTGAAAACCTAAGTTGGTAACCAATGCACTAATGGCATGTTGTGTATGAACATTGTATCTTCCCCACGCGGTTTGCATCCACTTGTAAGGAGCCGCATCTATTGGCGAAAACAGGTTGCCCGATACGTTACTGAGGTTGTTGCCATAAATGGCTTTGTAGTTTTGATTGTATGCGGCATACACGCGGAGTGCGCCTTGGGGTTTTTCAAACTGAAAAGACACTGCATCGTGTGCTCTTGCACCTTGCGCCCA
This genomic stretch from Chitinophagales bacterium harbors:
- the nirK gene encoding nitrite reductase, copper-containing; this translates as MQTKVLLMSGLLIAIALSSCQSNSNSNTAQSGTAGPAAIDMVAEGTPEVAEVTGAPNVPAPVGNRGPKKWIVNLETTETEGEIADGKKYTFWTFNHTVPGSFIRVREGDEVELHLKNDANSILPHNIDLHAVTGPGGGAEPTSAVPGKEAVFTFKALNPGLYVYHCAAPPVPMHIANGMYGLILVEPAGGLKKVDREYYIMQGEFYTKARANGVLEFDNDKGNTEIPDYVLFNGKKGSLLGKNMLEAKVGETVRLFIGNGGPNLISSFHVIGEIFDNVYLEGGSTVSHNIQTTVIPAGGSAIVEFKVEVPGEYVLVDHSISRAFNKGAIGKLKVTGAENPKVYKKGAM
- a CDS encoding Rrf2 family transcriptional regulator gives rise to the protein MFSKSTEYALRATIYIAIKSSEENKVGIQEIAEGIGAPKAFVAKVLQQLTKKEKSIIVSMPGRSGGFYITEEQKKKSIYSVIEAMDETNVITDCVLGLPHCSDEHPCSMHKTYKGIKIELLNMFKQKSINDIVNSKDRLIPINLTYPK
- a CDS encoding formylglycine-generating enzyme family protein — its product is MKTVHLITNILFFCLVSSSCQKQEAASTAEKSTSLTPITSHTKMVKVDGGNYQPFYGTDSSLVKVEPFLIDETPVTNAEFLLFVKANPQWQRSQAKQLFADTAYLRDWQSDTLLPKNALPDAPVTYVSWFAAKAYATAVGKRLPTLDEWEFIAMADQTSINARQKKSYSDAIVNLYLIKNRQYNAIKQSPPNYWGIYNVFDLVWEWTDDFNSVLITNDSRSGDFGNKNLVCAGSATSATDVMNYAAFMRFSLRSNLKANYTISSLGFRCAKNISN
- a CDS encoding alginate export family protein; translation: MNTHLNIKSTVLLFLIFCLQQNIAAQSDSVQTLPTKQHQVTFAAQVRPRAEIRYGNFQPMPANQKIAALISQRTRLSFNYQYKQLLSLQITPQSVTIWGQENLTQGTVTKNSLALFEAWFKLYAGSAASFTVGRQVISLDDERFFGELDWAQGARAHDAVSFQFEKPQGALRVYAAYNQNYKAIYGNNLSNVSGNLFSPIDAAPYKWMQTAWGRYNVHTQHAISALVTNLGFQDAKDAADSAKTYFTQVLGLNYFYTGAHWQFTASGYYQMGKNLQGKNTSAYLAAINLNRKIGKQWNIGIGGDLVSGNDVGTGNSSINKAFVPFFGTNHKFYGSMDYYYAGNAHKNSGLVDAYFKTNYHPSKKVSLALAFHQFTSPNKLEDAGKTLASNLGQEIDLDCAYNIHKFVKLIGGYSMYVATPSTNFLKNVTPSNPLQHWVWLSINVNANFLNMKF
- a CDS encoding SCO family protein, translated to MKQLLLIIISISLLFSCNRTTPQKALPSDSIFHLQSNWQNQYGDTLKLNKLRGKTLVVVMIYTSCKAACPLLIADMKQIEKQIDPSNLNKVSLVLVSIDPETDTPEHLKEFAQSNKMDAAHWIFLRGNDVATKEFANVLSMKYKKISPIDFSHSNIISVFNSEGELVSQEEGTNINTEKVAKQVNSIAKTN